One Acipenser ruthenus unplaced genomic scaffold, fAciRut3.2 maternal haplotype, whole genome shotgun sequence DNA window includes the following coding sequences:
- the LOC131733451 gene encoding CDP-diacylglycerol--inositol 3-phosphatidyltransferase-like, which produces MKDVSIFLFVPNLIGYVRILFAVVSLYFMPSSPLLASAFYLLSTVLDDLDGYAARRLHQETQFGAMLDMLTDRCATMCLLVNLSMLYPQCTMLFQLSMTIDVASHWIHLHSSMMKGSSSHKTIDLSGNLLLRLYYTSRPVLSLMCVGNELFYCMLYLLSFYEGPRMGFLPAGLFRCVFWLSVPIAVLKLVISLLHLVTASRNIAAIDTAERKKRLETAQ; this is translated from the exons gTTATGTTCGGATCCTCTTCGCTGTCGTCTCGTTGTATTTCATGCCCAGCAGCCCCCTGCTCGCCTCGGCCTTCTACCTGCTGAGCACAGTGCTGGATGACCTGGACGGGTACGCTGCCCGCCGGCTGCACCAAG AGACGCAGTTCGGGGCGATGCTGGACATGCTGACTGACCGCTGTGCCACCATGTGCCTGCTGGTCAACCTGTCCATGCTCTACCCACAATGCACCATGCTCTTCCAGCTCAGCATGACCATCGACGTGGCCAGCCACTGGATACACCTGCACAG ctccatgATGAAAGGAAGCTCCAGTCACAAGACCATTGATCTGTCCGGGAATCTGCTGCTGAGACTCTACTACACATCCCGG cCCGTTCTGTCTCTGATGTGCGTCGGCAACGAGCTCTTCTACTGCATGCTGTACCTGCTGAGCTTCTATGAGGGCCCAAGAA tGGGATTCCTGCCGGCCGGATTATTCCGGTGTGTGTTCTGGCTGAGCGTTCCGATCGCGGTTCTGAAACTCGTCATCAGCCTCCTTCACCTGGTCACAGCGTCGCGAAACATTGCAGCCATCGACACAGCCGAGCGCAAGAAGAGACTGGAAACTGCACAGtga